A genomic window from Hyla sarda isolate aHylSar1 chromosome 8, aHylSar1.hap1, whole genome shotgun sequence includes:
- the NTHL1 gene encoding endonuclease III-like protein 1, with protein MVTSAGPYTVNSLYPRGWEMMAGRVTRSGRRILGGEAAGSAVKTPSSGAARGKRRLQVQYEEDEKRPRWEPKTWRKQLENIRQMRSARDAPVDMMGAEKCFDQKAEPQVMRYQVLLSLMLSSQTKDQVTSAAMTRLREHGLTVRRILETDEETLGKLIYPVGFWKSKVKYIKKTTEILQERYGGDIPDNVAELVKLPGVGPKMAHLIMDIAWNKVSGIGVDTHVHRISNRLKWVKKETKTPEDTRVALEDWLPRDLWSEINWLLVGFGQQVCLPVSPRCSDCLNRDICPGANKK; from the exons ATGGTGACGTCAGCCGGACCTTACACAGTAAACAGTCTGTACCCACGTGGATGGGAGATGATGGCCGGGAGAGTGACCCGGAGCGGGCGGAGGATCCTGGGCGGGGAGGCTGCAG GTTCAGCCGTGAAGACCCCTTCCTCCGGAGCAGCGCGCGGTAAGAGGCGGCTACAGGTGCAGTATGAGGAGGACGAGAAGAGGCCGAGGTGGGAGCCCAAGACCTGGAGGAAACAGCTGGAGAACATCCGGCAGATGAGGAGCGCGCGGGACGCCCCTGTGGACATGATGGGGGCAGAAAAGTGCTTTGACCAGAAGGCCGAGCCACAG GTGATGCGCTACCAGGTCCTGCTGTCCCTGATGCTGTCCAGCCAGACGAAGGACCAGGTGACCTCGGCGGCCATGACCAGGCTGCGTGAACACGGCCTAACGGTGCGCAGGATACTGGAGACGGACGAGGAGACGCTGGGGAAACTCATCTATCCTGTGGGATTCTGGAAG AGTAAGGTTAAATACATCAAGAAGACAACGGAGATACTTCAGGAGCGCTATGGTGGAGACATCCCCgataatgtagcagagctggtgaAGCTTCCCGGGGTGGGACCCAAAATGGCTCATCTTATTATGGACATTGCCTGGAACAAGGTGTCTGGCATCG GGGTGGACACTCACGTGCATCGTATTTCCAACAGACTGAAGTGGGTGAAGAAAGAAACAAAGACCCCTGAAGACACTCGTGTGGCCCTTGAGGATTGGCTACCAAG GGATCTGTGGAGCGAAATCAATTGGCTGCTGGTGGGGTTCGGGCAGCAAGTTTGCCTTCCCGTGTCCCCCCGGTGTTCGGACTGCCTGAACAGAGACATCTGTCCTGGAGCAAATAAAAAGTGA